The Candidatus Nanoarchaeia archaeon genome contains a region encoding:
- a CDS encoding UPF0175 family protein, with translation MPSAFSIPELYEQEIEAVIHAGYYSNKSEVVRDALRNLFDTKSQLRTAAAIEMYKKGVVTLSKAAEIASMSFVEFKKLLLDRGIKIRVPRQSRQEIKRGVDLMRNLKKNNDHH, from the coding sequence ATGCCAAGCGCGTTCAGCATACCCGAACTCTATGAACAAGAAATCGAGGCCGTGATTCATGCAGGATACTATTCCAATAAGTCCGAAGTAGTCAGGGATGCCCTGAGAAACCTCTTTGACACCAAGAGTCAGCTCAGAACAGCTGCAGCTATTGAAATGTACAAAAAAGGAGTGGTAACCTTAAGCAAAGCAGCAGAAATTGCTTCAATGAGTTTCGTGGAGTTCAAAAAGCTCCTGCTTGACCGTGGAATTAAGATAAGGGTTCCAAGGCAGTCACGGCAAGAAATCAAGAGGGGAGTTGATCTGATGCGGAATTTAAAGAAAAACAATGATCATCATTGA